The following are encoded in a window of Alosa sapidissima isolate fAloSap1 chromosome 10, fAloSap1.pri, whole genome shotgun sequence genomic DNA:
- the hoxa2b gene encoding homeobox protein Hox-A2b, whose translation MNCEFERETGFINSQPSLAECLTSFPPVGDAFQSSSIKNSTLSHSTLIPPPFEQTIPSLNPGSHPRHSRPKQSLVGTCPLPAASLPPEYPWMKEKKASKKNQATSTATAHDTGAIYFSPQGSPELSDGGSGTTRRLRTAYTNTQLLELEKEFHFNKYLCRPRRVEIAALLDLTERQVKVWFQNRRMKHKRQTQCKENHHGEGKCKGQEDSDQGDGKSFYEQAGNNVSGALLERETYQFQQNTITSQQSQSGHNGEIQSATVPALSSNEKNPKHFPSPSPPGSALAATMAVDCAAGRDNGASPALDISLQDFHVFTSESCLHLSDSVSPGLSDSVDSPVGISSEGFDFFSETLTTIDLHHLSY comes from the exons ATGAATTGCGAATTCGAGCGAGAGACGGGTTTTATCAATAGTCAGCCGTCGCTCGCCGAGTGCCTGACGTCTTTTCCCCCTGTCGGTGATGCATTTCAAAGTTCATCAATCAAGAATTCGACGCTTTCCCACTCGACACTGATTCCTCCTCCATTCGAGCAGACCATCCCAAGTCTAAACCCGGGCAGTCACCCCCGCCACAGCCGGCCCAAGCAGAGCCTGGTCGGTACCTGTCCACTGCCCGCCGCCTCACTACCCCCCGAGTACCCCTGGATGAAGGAGAAGAAAGCCTCCAAGAAGAACCAGGCAACTTCCACGGCGACAGCACACGACACGGGAGCCATTTATTTTTCTCCTCAAG GATCGCCCGAGCTCTCGGACGGCGGCAGCGGGACGACCCGGCGGCTGAGGACCGCGTACACGAACACTCAGCTCCTGGAACTGGAGAAGGAGTTCCACTTCAACAAGTACCTTTGCAGACCCCGGCGCGTGGAGATCGCCGCGCTGCTGGACCTGACTGAGCGGCAGGTGAAAGTCTGGTTTCAGAACCGGCGGATGAAACATAAGCGGCAGACCCAGTGCAAGGAGAACCATCACGGCGAGGGGAAATGTAAGGGCCAGGAGGACAGCGATCAGGGCGACGGAAAGTCATTCTATGAGCAGGCGGGGAACAATGTGAGCGGAGCTcttttggagagagagacataccaGTTCCAGCAGAATACCATAACTTCACAACAGTCACAGAGCGGGCACAATGGCGAGATCCAGAGCGCTACTGTTCCTGCTCTAAGCAGTAATGAGAAAAATCCGAAACATTTCCCCAGCCCGTCACCCCCCGGCTCGGCCCTCGCCGCAACAATGGCGGTGGACTGCGCAGCTGGTCGGGACAATGGCGCTTCCCCGGCCCTGGACATTTCTTTGCAGGACTTTCACGTTTTCACCTCGGAGTCCTGCCTCCATCTCTCGGATTCCGTGTCCCCAGGTCTGTCAGATTCGGTTGATAGCCCAGTAGGCATCTCATCTGAGGGATTTGATTTCTTCTCAGAGACGCTCACTACCATCGATCTGCACCACTTGAGCTACTGA